The proteins below are encoded in one region of Aquisphaera giovannonii:
- a CDS encoding peptidoglycan-binding protein, with amino-acid sequence MQRSAILRVFHGLVISTALLAAASALGQTPALKLGDEGPAVETLQRLLNARLKPSPGLEVDGDFGNGTQSALQRFQKEKGLPETGRADPGTWSALGTLGPAEGADPPVPAPEVVNAEKAAKKPADPLDGPPFTTAKAWAVADGRTGRLILGHEAETPLEMASTTKMMTALLVARLAADDPKALGEAIVFSRRADRTPGSTSGVREGESVKAGELLYGLLLPSGNDAATAFAEHFGGRFAPPEGSPGEADPLARFVAEMNRAAKSLGLGRTHFANPHGLPAKGHHASAADLAVLAAAVVADPTLAGVVSTPRRGAALEGPDSKSRNVVWTNTNRLLDTEGYDGVKTGTTNGAGNCLVASGHRGERRRIVVILGAPSSDGRYADARNLFRWAWKQP; translated from the coding sequence ATGCAGCGATCGGCAATTCTCCGCGTATTCCATGGCCTCGTGATCTCCACGGCCCTCCTCGCAGCGGCCTCCGCTCTCGGGCAGACGCCCGCCCTGAAGCTGGGGGACGAGGGCCCGGCGGTCGAGACGCTCCAGCGGCTCCTGAATGCCCGGCTGAAACCCTCGCCGGGGCTCGAGGTCGACGGCGACTTCGGCAATGGGACGCAGTCGGCCCTGCAGAGGTTCCAGAAGGAGAAGGGGCTGCCGGAGACGGGCCGGGCCGACCCGGGGACGTGGTCGGCGCTCGGCACGCTGGGCCCGGCCGAGGGGGCCGATCCCCCGGTGCCGGCGCCCGAGGTCGTCAACGCGGAGAAGGCCGCGAAGAAGCCCGCCGACCCGCTCGACGGCCCGCCGTTCACGACCGCGAAGGCCTGGGCCGTCGCCGACGGCAGGACCGGCCGCCTGATCCTCGGCCACGAGGCGGAGACGCCCCTGGAGATGGCGAGCACCACCAAGATGATGACGGCCCTCCTCGTCGCGAGGCTCGCCGCGGACGACCCCAAGGCCCTGGGCGAGGCGATCGTCTTCAGCCGCCGGGCCGACAGGACGCCGGGCTCGACCTCGGGCGTGAGGGAGGGCGAGTCGGTGAAGGCCGGCGAGCTGCTGTACGGCCTGCTCCTGCCCTCCGGCAACGACGCGGCGACCGCGTTCGCGGAGCACTTCGGCGGCCGGTTCGCGCCGCCGGAGGGCTCGCCCGGCGAGGCCGACCCGCTCGCCCGGTTCGTGGCCGAGATGAACCGCGCGGCGAAGTCGCTCGGCCTGGGGCGGACGCACTTCGCCAACCCCCACGGGCTCCCCGCGAAGGGGCACCACGCGAGCGCCGCCGACCTGGCGGTCCTCGCCGCGGCCGTCGTCGCCGACCCGACGCTCGCCGGGGTCGTCTCCACGCCGAGGCGAGGCGCCGCCCTCGAGGGCCCCGACAGCAAGTCGCGGAACGTCGTCTGGACCAACACCAACCGCCTGCTCGACACCGAGGGCTACGACGGCGTGAAGACCGGCACCACGAACGGCGCCGGCAACTGCCTCGTCGCCAGCGGCCATCGCGGCGAGCGCCGTCGGATCGTCGTGATCCTCGGCGCACCCAGCAGCGACGGCCGCTACGCCGACGCGCGGAACCTGTTCCGCTGGGCGTGGAAGCAGCCCTGA
- a CDS encoding type II toxin-antitoxin system HicA family toxin, with translation MKRHDPIHHLQQQGCHLVREGRRHSWWGNPANGRRSAVPRHTEIPNPLARKICRDLGIPEP, from the coding sequence GTGAAGAGGCACGACCCGATTCACCACCTCCAGCAACAGGGATGCCATCTCGTCCGGGAGGGGCGACGACATTCGTGGTGGGGCAATCCGGCCAATGGCCGGCGTTCCGCGGTCCCGCGGCACACCGAGATCCCCAATCCCCTGGCTCGCAAGATCTGCCGCGACCTGGGGATTCCGGAGCCATGA
- a CDS encoding type II toxin-antitoxin system HicB family antitoxin has translation MEARYTAVIQQHDEWWIGWVEEVPGVNSQGATRDELLENLRDALEEALEMNRLDARAAADGEFEEVSLVR, from the coding sequence ATGGAGGCTCGCTATACGGCCGTCATCCAGCAACATGATGAATGGTGGATCGGCTGGGTCGAGGAGGTGCCCGGGGTGAACTCGCAGGGGGCGACCCGCGACGAATTGCTGGAGAACCTGCGGGACGCCCTGGAGGAGGCGCTGGAGATGAACCGCCTGGACGCTCGAGCGGCGGCGGACGGGGAGTTCGAGGAAGTGAGCCTGGTCCGGTGA
- a CDS encoding SDR family oxidoreductase, whose amino-acid sequence MKRLDGKVALVTGSSRGIGRAIAVRLAGDGAAVVVNYAGNAEAADAVVGEVEALGGRAVAVKADVASVAEVARLFDEAIGHFGKLDILVNNAGVILYKPLADVTEAEFDRIFAVNVKGTFFCCQQAARRLAYGGRIVNFSSSTTALMLPTYSTYVATKGAVEQLTHVLAKEVGSRGITVNVVSPGPTDTELFGQGKTEEDKRRFAQMAALGRLGQPGDLADVVAFLASDEARWISGQNIRANGGLI is encoded by the coding sequence ATGAAGCGTCTTGACGGGAAGGTGGCCCTGGTGACCGGCTCGTCGCGGGGGATCGGCCGGGCGATCGCGGTGCGGCTGGCGGGCGACGGGGCGGCGGTGGTGGTGAACTACGCGGGCAACGCGGAGGCGGCGGACGCCGTCGTCGGCGAGGTCGAGGCGCTCGGCGGGCGGGCCGTCGCGGTGAAGGCGGACGTGGCCTCTGTCGCCGAGGTCGCCCGGCTGTTCGACGAGGCGATCGGCCATTTCGGCAAGCTCGACATCCTCGTGAACAACGCGGGGGTCATCCTGTACAAGCCCCTGGCGGACGTGACCGAGGCGGAGTTCGACCGCATCTTCGCCGTCAACGTGAAGGGGACGTTCTTCTGCTGCCAGCAGGCGGCCAGGCGGCTGGCCTACGGCGGCCGGATCGTGAACTTCTCGTCGTCCACGACGGCCCTGATGCTGCCGACCTACTCGACCTACGTCGCCACCAAGGGGGCGGTCGAGCAGCTCACCCACGTCCTGGCGAAGGAGGTCGGGTCGCGGGGCATCACCGTCAACGTCGTCTCCCCGGGCCCCACCGACACGGAGCTGTTCGGCCAGGGCAAGACGGAGGAGGACAAGAGGCGATTCGCCCAGATGGCCGCGCTCGGACGCCTCGGCCAGCCGGGGGACCTCGCGGACGTCGTCGCCTTCCTGGCGAGCGACGAGGCCCGCTGGATCTCCGGGCAGAACATCCGGGCCAACGGCGGCTTGATATGA
- a CDS encoding SGNH/GDSL hydrolase family protein, which yields MRRPFARLMPVRPRLRQRLLPSLERRLRMERRFKRGIVLATALAVAFVAGLVPWGRYIAESSLMAVVQTGRQAVGMPSTRADIDASWRRFRQLRIEQTRPRVARFYDEASSAHQRLLRYAGMDPEHAVLRWGNYDWTMLLSSKVFEDDDEGRSFRFRPRTRSVWLRGLPLPSGVPMFFLVPDGPGLDEAIRGTSATVLERSRQVTNSWGLRGPEPDRDAPLRGIVLGDSYMQGMFLGEEQTPPECLRRRLEGRLGIRASILNTGVMGYSAEQYYHSLVAFADRFAPDFVVVSVFPNDFGGDIPTVANRGVGDWREGKYWLEKTIAFCKARGWPHLIVPVPYEAHLLARRFSGHYPGSLLNILDDESTSILDPFDAFASAHLAAEVAGLRGGRPVEGSPLYNNPIDDHFSAAGAELWAEVVGERILLLLDRAKADREAKEKARARTQAARPAADPGGGPGRG from the coding sequence ATGAGACGCCCATTCGCCCGGCTCATGCCGGTGCGGCCGCGGCTGCGCCAACGCCTGCTGCCCTCGCTGGAGCGTCGGCTTCGGATGGAGCGCCGGTTCAAGCGCGGGATCGTCCTGGCGACCGCGCTGGCCGTCGCGTTCGTCGCGGGCCTGGTGCCCTGGGGGCGGTACATCGCCGAGTCCTCGCTGATGGCGGTCGTGCAGACCGGCCGGCAGGCGGTCGGGATGCCGAGCACCCGGGCGGACATCGACGCGTCCTGGCGGAGGTTCCGGCAGCTCCGGATCGAGCAGACGCGGCCGCGCGTGGCCCGCTTCTACGACGAGGCAAGCTCCGCCCATCAGAGGCTCCTGCGGTACGCGGGCATGGATCCCGAGCACGCGGTGCTGCGGTGGGGGAATTACGACTGGACGATGCTGCTCTCCTCGAAGGTCTTCGAGGACGACGACGAGGGCCGGTCGTTCCGGTTCCGGCCCCGGACGCGGTCCGTCTGGCTCCGCGGGCTGCCGCTGCCCAGCGGCGTCCCGATGTTCTTCCTGGTGCCCGACGGCCCCGGCCTGGACGAGGCCATCCGCGGGACCTCGGCGACCGTGCTCGAGCGCTCGCGGCAGGTGACCAACTCGTGGGGACTGCGGGGGCCGGAGCCGGATCGCGACGCCCCGCTCCGCGGGATCGTCCTGGGCGACTCCTACATGCAGGGCATGTTCCTCGGCGAGGAGCAGACGCCGCCGGAGTGCCTGAGGCGGCGGCTGGAAGGCCGGCTCGGCATCCGGGCGTCGATCCTCAACACCGGCGTCATGGGCTATTCGGCCGAGCAGTACTACCACTCGCTGGTCGCCTTCGCCGACCGCTTCGCGCCGGACTTCGTGGTCGTCAGCGTCTTCCCCAACGACTTCGGCGGCGACATCCCGACCGTCGCCAACCGGGGCGTCGGCGACTGGCGGGAGGGCAAGTACTGGCTGGAGAAGACAATCGCGTTCTGCAAGGCCCGCGGCTGGCCCCACCTGATCGTCCCCGTCCCGTACGAGGCCCACCTGCTGGCCCGGCGGTTCTCGGGCCACTACCCCGGCTCGCTGCTCAACATCCTCGACGACGAGAGCACGTCGATCCTCGACCCGTTCGACGCCTTCGCCAGCGCCCACCTCGCGGCCGAGGTCGCCGGCCTCCGGGGCGGCCGCCCGGTGGAGGGCAGCCCGCTCTACAACAACCCGATCGACGACCACTTCTCCGCCGCCGGCGCCGAGTTGTGGGCCGAGGTCGTCGGCGAGCGGATCCTCCTGCTCCTCGACCGGGCGAAGGCCGACCGCGAGGCGAAGGAGAAGGCCAGGGCACGGACGCAGGCCGCCCGGCCGGCCGCAGATCCCGGGGGCGGGCCGGGCCGGGGCTGA
- a CDS encoding sialate O-acetylesterase yields the protein MAGSLPLRPRPAASRLAPSLVVGLALVGLCLVPSGGPIRAQVSGPGGPAGAMSKMAGRRPTAVDERIKSPRAMQVFQRDANNRATIPIAFEDPDGGATVVSATVLGGGMGAPGFNNAAAGDRTRFEDGKLVGVPTGGPYTIRLQVKRGNNQEFATVGPVFVGDLWVLAGQSNMEGVGDLVDVTPPHASVMALGMDGKWAQAEEPLHWLVDSPDPVHSGDPATRANRSAEQHRTRAKGAGLGLPFAVAMVEATRVPVGLVATAHGGTSMAQWDPAKKGEGGNSLYGSFLRQVQLAGGKVKGVLWYQGESDANPQAAKVYHKVFADFIAAVRSDLNQPDLPFYFVQIGRFIIPGSPDPKDWNLVQDAQRRLPDRVPNTAVISVVDLELDDLIHVGTQGLKRAGQRLARIALREQFGQVGATTPTFDRVAAGSHNTLLVKFKGVNVQPNAAMNRRGMGGMMGGPAGMGGMGMGGMGMGGMGMGGGSSPGEDAGAGLRPERHVGGFSIRKEDGTAIPLIFEAKVGKSNDSVVLKLTGAIPPHSFLWYGYGHDPYCNLVDGLDMAVPVFGPIGLDNLGSEAEAAAAPAASPTPAPAPVAAGAPKPSSAAAPVASATKPAGQPGAASTAGPIKVLIITGDNYHDWKATTEYLKSKVLTPPNFDVDVTATPAKDLTESNLAKYDVLLLNYMNTNKGGPETQWSDANKQAFLDAVRGGKGLVSYHFASAAFTKPNWAEFEKAIAGGWRSQGFHGPKHVFTVKKAGPKHPISEGLPAEFVHAIDELYQNSVITPGSTVLATAYSDPKKPRGTGKDEPVIWVNTYGKGRVYVNALGHDVEAMSDPNFAAWLRRGVVWAATGEVPPGPALGVGGGQQGAAKAERRIARAEYIDKMKGGWIGQMAGVAVGGPTEFRYQGETVPADKVPAWKPSMINQYDQDDLYVEMTFLRTLEQHGLGATARQAGIDFANSRYPLWHANKAGRDLLRKGIAPPDSGHPALNSHADDIDYQIEADFSGLIAPGLPNTAIALGETFGRLMNAGDGLYGGQFIGAMYAEAFFEADPEAIVRAGLKAIPQGSQYAEAIRDVLAWYKESPDNWEATWRKVDAKYQKNRDYRRFSCSKDEKEPYKFNIDAKLNGAYLVMGILYGKGDPDRTIVVATRCGQDSDCNPSSAAGVVFTTIGYSKLPRKYVEGLDANTKFNSTPYTFSRLIAVCEDLADQAVKAAGGRIERSADGSQMYVIPVEAPRPSPLASCWEPGPKANSTFSAREKGQIVEKP from the coding sequence ATGGCAGGATCCCTCCCGCTCCGTCCGAGGCCGGCCGCGTCGCGGCTCGCCCCGTCCCTCGTCGTCGGCCTCGCCCTCGTGGGCCTGTGCCTCGTCCCGTCCGGCGGGCCGATCCGGGCCCAGGTCTCCGGGCCGGGGGGGCCGGCCGGCGCGATGTCGAAGATGGCCGGCCGGCGGCCGACCGCCGTGGACGAACGGATCAAGTCGCCCCGGGCCATGCAGGTCTTCCAGCGCGACGCCAACAACCGGGCCACGATCCCCATCGCGTTCGAGGACCCCGACGGCGGGGCGACCGTGGTCTCGGCGACCGTCCTGGGCGGCGGCATGGGGGCGCCCGGGTTCAACAACGCCGCGGCCGGCGATCGGACCCGGTTCGAGGACGGCAAGCTCGTGGGCGTGCCGACGGGCGGGCCCTACACCATCCGGCTCCAGGTGAAGCGGGGGAACAACCAGGAATTCGCCACCGTCGGCCCGGTGTTCGTCGGCGACCTCTGGGTGCTCGCGGGCCAGTCGAACATGGAGGGCGTCGGCGACCTGGTCGACGTCACCCCGCCGCATGCGTCCGTCATGGCGCTCGGCATGGACGGCAAGTGGGCCCAGGCCGAGGAGCCGCTGCACTGGCTGGTGGACTCGCCCGACCCGGTCCACTCCGGCGACCCGGCCACGCGCGCCAATCGCTCGGCCGAGCAACACCGGACCCGGGCCAAGGGGGCGGGCCTCGGCCTCCCCTTCGCCGTCGCCATGGTGGAGGCGACCCGCGTGCCCGTCGGCCTGGTCGCCACCGCCCACGGCGGCACGAGCATGGCCCAGTGGGATCCCGCGAAGAAGGGCGAGGGGGGCAACAGCCTGTACGGCTCGTTCCTCCGCCAGGTCCAGCTCGCCGGCGGCAAGGTGAAGGGCGTGCTCTGGTACCAGGGCGAGAGCGACGCCAACCCCCAGGCCGCGAAGGTCTACCACAAGGTCTTCGCCGACTTCATCGCCGCCGTCCGGTCGGACCTGAACCAGCCGGACCTGCCCTTCTACTTCGTCCAGATCGGCCGGTTCATCATCCCCGGCTCGCCGGATCCGAAGGACTGGAACCTCGTCCAGGATGCCCAGCGGCGGCTCCCCGACCGCGTGCCCAACACGGCGGTGATCTCGGTCGTCGACCTCGAGCTCGACGACCTGATCCACGTCGGCACCCAGGGCCTGAAGCGCGCCGGCCAGCGGCTGGCGAGGATCGCCCTCCGCGAGCAGTTCGGCCAGGTCGGCGCCACGACGCCCACGTTCGATCGCGTGGCGGCGGGCTCGCACAACACGCTGCTGGTCAAGTTCAAGGGCGTGAACGTCCAGCCGAACGCCGCGATGAACCGACGCGGCATGGGCGGCATGATGGGCGGCCCCGCGGGCATGGGCGGCATGGGCATGGGCGGCATGGGCATGGGCGGCATGGGCATGGGCGGCGGTTCCAGCCCCGGCGAGGACGCCGGCGCGGGGCTGCGGCCGGAGCGGCACGTCGGCGGGTTCTCCATCCGCAAGGAGGACGGCACGGCCATCCCCCTGATCTTCGAGGCGAAGGTCGGCAAGTCGAACGACTCCGTGGTCCTCAAGCTCACCGGCGCCATCCCGCCGCACTCGTTCCTCTGGTACGGCTACGGCCACGACCCGTACTGCAACCTGGTGGACGGCCTCGACATGGCGGTCCCCGTCTTCGGCCCGATCGGCCTGGATAACCTGGGCTCCGAGGCCGAGGCCGCCGCGGCCCCCGCCGCCTCGCCGACGCCCGCCCCCGCGCCGGTGGCGGCTGGCGCGCCGAAGCCCTCGTCCGCGGCCGCGCCCGTCGCCTCGGCGACGAAGCCCGCCGGGCAGCCGGGCGCGGCCTCGACGGCCGGGCCGATCAAGGTCCTGATCATCACCGGCGACAACTACCACGACTGGAAGGCGACGACGGAGTACCTGAAGTCGAAGGTCCTCACGCCGCCGAACTTCGACGTGGACGTCACGGCCACGCCGGCGAAGGACCTGACGGAGTCCAACCTGGCGAAGTACGACGTCCTGCTCCTCAATTACATGAACACGAACAAGGGCGGGCCGGAGACCCAATGGTCGGACGCCAACAAGCAGGCCTTCCTGGACGCCGTCCGCGGCGGCAAGGGGCTGGTGAGCTACCACTTCGCCTCGGCCGCGTTCACGAAGCCGAACTGGGCGGAGTTCGAGAAGGCCATCGCCGGCGGCTGGCGGTCGCAGGGCTTCCACGGCCCGAAGCACGTCTTCACGGTGAAGAAGGCCGGCCCGAAGCACCCGATCTCCGAAGGCCTCCCGGCGGAGTTCGTCCACGCGATCGACGAGCTCTACCAGAACTCGGTCATCACCCCCGGCAGCACCGTGCTCGCCACCGCGTACTCCGACCCCAAGAAGCCCCGGGGCACGGGCAAGGATGAGCCCGTGATCTGGGTGAACACGTACGGCAAGGGCCGGGTCTACGTCAACGCGCTCGGCCACGACGTCGAGGCCATGTCCGACCCGAACTTCGCCGCCTGGCTCCGCCGCGGCGTCGTCTGGGCGGCGACCGGCGAGGTCCCGCCCGGCCCGGCGCTCGGCGTCGGGGGCGGCCAGCAGGGGGCGGCTAAGGCCGAGCGGCGGATCGCGCGGGCCGAGTACATCGACAAGATGAAAGGGGGCTGGATCGGCCAGATGGCGGGCGTCGCCGTCGGCGGGCCTACGGAGTTCCGCTACCAGGGCGAGACCGTCCCGGCCGACAAGGTCCCGGCCTGGAAGCCGTCGATGATCAACCAGTACGACCAGGATGACCTCTACGTCGAGATGACCTTCCTGAGGACCCTGGAGCAGCACGGCCTGGGCGCGACGGCCCGGCAGGCGGGCATCGACTTCGCCAACAGCCGGTACCCGCTCTGGCACGCCAACAAGGCCGGCCGCGACCTGCTGAGGAAGGGGATCGCCCCGCCGGACTCCGGCCATCCCGCGCTGAATTCGCACGCCGACGACATCGACTACCAGATCGAGGCCGACTTCTCCGGCCTGATCGCCCCGGGCCTCCCCAACACGGCGATCGCGCTGGGCGAGACCTTCGGCCGGCTCATGAACGCCGGCGACGGCCTCTACGGCGGCCAGTTCATCGGGGCCATGTACGCCGAGGCGTTCTTCGAGGCGGATCCCGAGGCGATCGTCCGGGCGGGCCTCAAGGCCATCCCGCAAGGATCCCAGTACGCCGAGGCCATCCGGGACGTCCTCGCCTGGTACAAGGAAAGCCCGGACAACTGGGAGGCGACCTGGCGGAAGGTGGACGCGAAGTATCAGAAGAATCGCGACTACCGGCGCTTCTCGTGCAGCAAGGACGAGAAGGAGCCGTACAAGTTCAACATCGACGCCAAGCTCAACGGGGCCTACCTCGTGATGGGGATCCTCTACGGCAAGGGGGACCCGGACCGGACGATCGTCGTGGCGACGCGGTGCGGCCAGGACTCGGACTGCAACCCCTCGAGCGCCGCGGGCGTCGTATTCACGACGATCGGCTACTCGAAGCTGCCGAGGAAGTACGTCGAGGGCCTGGACGCGAACACCAAGTTCAACTCCACGCCCTACACGTTCTCCCGGCTGATCGCCGTCTGCGAGGACCTGGCCGACCAGGCCGTGAAGGCGGCCGGCGGCCGGATCGAGCGGAGCGCCGACGGGTCCCAGATGTACGTCATCCCCGTGGAGGCCCCGCGGCCGAGCCCGCTCGCCTCGTGCTGGGAGCCGGGCCCGAAGGCGAACAGCACCTTCAGCGCCCGGGAGAAGGGGCAGATCGTCGAGAAGCCCTGA
- a CDS encoding serine/threonine-protein kinase: protein MAELELASVVDQLDLIGLISRDQLREARAEADDGSPEALIRVLLRKGWLTSWQLERIKKNDALSFFYGNYRAMFFLAEGTFARVYRGSQNDSGAPVAIKALRNRLANIPEAVARFHKEAEAGMRLRHENIVRILDQGQQENRHFIIMEFVEGMNLRELLRSRTRIGADKALPLMLGLARGLEYSHDQGVTHRDLKATNVLISNSGQAKLVDFGLATIEGDDSKHGVTSQRTVDYSALERSCNSPKGDPRSDIYFLGCVFYHMLTGQVPLEDSESKDPLKKMLKRSFGNIKPIGDHPYAPPEPLAAIVDRMMKVDVKARYQGMREVVAALEEYEASIDPAAAEAREFARKYEGPAISYDDVFLSPTDLIEMAPEAGAGAGGADGAEPEGGSGSSTAQRAIKGSARTVLCVETQAEIQDALRKNLSKLGYRALIVGDPERAAERYREAPTDAVLFDADGIGPQGMDAVADMQDRAEEDGTSLVLLLLLGPRQAALKDKLPEGCRSRVLCKPIKLKQVQEALSELLPVNA from the coding sequence ATGGCGGAACTCGAGCTCGCATCGGTCGTGGACCAGTTAGACCTCATCGGGCTGATCAGCCGCGACCAGCTCCGCGAGGCCCGGGCCGAGGCCGACGACGGCTCCCCGGAGGCCCTGATCCGCGTCCTGCTCCGCAAGGGCTGGCTCACGAGCTGGCAGCTCGAGCGGATCAAGAAGAACGACGCGCTGAGCTTCTTCTACGGCAACTACCGGGCGATGTTCTTCCTCGCCGAGGGGACCTTCGCCCGCGTCTACCGGGGCAGCCAGAACGACAGCGGCGCCCCGGTGGCCATCAAGGCGCTGCGGAACCGCCTGGCGAACATCCCGGAGGCCGTCGCCCGCTTCCACAAGGAGGCGGAGGCCGGCATGCGGCTCCGCCACGAGAACATCGTCCGGATCCTCGACCAGGGGCAGCAGGAGAACCGCCACTTCATCATCATGGAGTTCGTGGAGGGGATGAACCTCCGCGAGCTGCTCCGCAGCCGCACCCGCATCGGCGCCGACAAGGCGCTCCCGCTGATGCTCGGCCTGGCCAGGGGGCTGGAGTACTCCCACGACCAGGGCGTCACCCACCGCGACCTCAAGGCCACCAACGTCCTGATCTCCAACTCCGGTCAGGCCAAGCTCGTGGACTTCGGCCTGGCCACCATCGAGGGGGACGACTCGAAGCACGGCGTGACGAGCCAGCGCACGGTGGACTACTCCGCCCTGGAGCGGAGCTGCAACAGCCCCAAGGGCGACCCCCGCTCGGACATCTACTTCCTGGGCTGCGTCTTCTACCACATGCTCACCGGCCAGGTCCCGCTGGAGGACTCCGAGAGCAAGGATCCCCTCAAGAAGATGCTCAAGCGGTCCTTCGGCAACATCAAGCCGATCGGCGACCACCCGTATGCCCCGCCGGAGCCCCTCGCGGCGATCGTCGACCGGATGATGAAGGTCGACGTGAAGGCCCGGTACCAGGGCATGCGCGAGGTCGTCGCCGCGCTGGAGGAGTACGAGGCGAGCATCGACCCCGCCGCGGCCGAGGCCCGCGAGTTCGCCCGCAAGTACGAGGGCCCGGCGATCTCCTACGACGACGTCTTCCTGTCCCCCACCGACCTCATCGAGATGGCCCCGGAGGCCGGGGCCGGGGCCGGGGGCGCCGACGGGGCGGAGCCGGAGGGGGGCTCGGGGTCCTCGACGGCCCAGAGGGCGATCAAGGGCTCCGCCCGCACGGTGCTCTGCGTCGAGACCCAGGCCGAGATCCAGGACGCCCTGCGGAAGAACCTCTCCAAGCTGGGCTACCGCGCCCTGATCGTCGGCGACCCCGAGCGCGCCGCCGAGCGGTACCGCGAGGCCCCCACCGACGCGGTCCTGTTCGACGCCGACGGCATCGGCCCCCAGGGCATGGACGCCGTCGCCGACATGCAGGACCGGGCCGAGGAGGACGGCACCTCCCTCGTCCTCCTCCTGCTCCTGGGGCCCCGCCAGGCGGCCCTCAAGGACAAGCTCCCGGAGGGCTGCCGCAGCCGCGTCCTCTGCAAGCCCATCAAGCTCAAGCAGGTCCAGGAGGCCCTCTCCGAACTGCTCCCCGTGAACGCGTGA